A region from the Salmo trutta chromosome 40, fSalTru1.1, whole genome shotgun sequence genome encodes:
- the LOC115180049 gene encoding anoctamin-4 isoform X3 — translation MEVSLAGAPDSPSTQDNVPPHVLKDVKLLMESLEGLSTPSKDGDSTLLDPGTSSILDDNTRTDPAPEVGRSRSSGLCFSDGKCHIDYILVYRKSGPQSEKREIFERNIRAEGLQMEKELSVCNSDVIFLKLHAPWEVLCRYAELMNIRMPFRRKIYYMHRRYKFMSRMEKRINRFRGWLPRKPMKFDNNTLPDLEENESFTAPFSRSRIHHFTIHNKDTFFNNATRSRIVHHILQRVKYEEGKDKMGLNRLLSNSSYEAAFPLHEGSYRSKNSIRTHGAENHRHLLYECWAWWGVWYKYQPLDLIRRYFGEKIGLYFAWLGWYTGMLFPAALVGLMVFLYGWFTLDHCQVSKEICQATDIIMCPICDEYCPYLRLSDSCIYAKVTHLFDNGATVFFAVFMAVWATVFLEFWKRRRAVLAYDWDLIDWEEEEEEIRPQFEAKYSKKERMNPISGKPEPYQAFTDKYSRLIVSASGIFFMILVVIAAVFGIVIYRVITVSTFAAFGWALIRNNSQVATTGTAVCINFCIIMLLNVLYEKVALLLTNLEQPRTESEWENSFTLKMFLFQFVNLNSSTFYIAFFLGRFTGRPGAYIRLINRWKLEECHPSGCLIDLCMQMGIIMVLKQTWNNFMELGYPLIQNWWTRRRLRQEHGPNAKASFPQWERDYNLQPMNAYGLFDEYLEMILQFGFTTIFVAAFPLAPLLALLNNIIEIRLDAYKFVTQWRRPLPSQAKDIGIWYGILEGIGILSVITNAFVIAVTSDFIPRLVYAYKYGPCAGQGRAGERCMMGYVNASLSMFRVSDFENTSVPRTDGSDMFGEAVKYCRYRDYREPPDSPGEPYSYTLQFWHVLAARLAFIIVFEHMVFTIKNLIAYLIPDLPKDLRDRMRREKYLIQEMMYEAELERLQKEKNEKKKNYRAHHNALP, via the exons ATGGAGGTGTCCTTGGCTGGGGCTCCTGATTCCCCCAGCACACAGGACAACGTGCCACCCCACG TTTTGAAGGATGTGAAGTTGTTAATGGAGAGTTTAGAGGGGCTGAGCACTCCGTCCAAAGATGGCGACTCGACCCTGCTCGACCCCGGGACCAGTAGCATCCTGGACGACAACACCAGGACTGACCCGGCaccagag gTAGGGAGAAGTAGGTCCAGTGGCTTGTGCTTCAGCGATGGCAAGTGCCACATCGACTACATCCTGGTTTACAGGAAGTCCGGTCCACAGTCTGAGAAGAGGGAAATATTTGAGCGCAACATCCGGGCCGAGGGCTTGCAGATGGAAAAGGAG CTGTCTGTGTGCAACAGTGATGTGATCTTCCTGAAGCTGCATGCTCCCTGGGAGGTGCTGTGTCGCTACGCAGAGCTTATGAACATTCGGATGCCGTTCAG GAGGAAAATCTATTACATGCATCGACGGTACAAGTTCATGAGTAG GATGGAGAAGAGAATCAACAGATTTCGAGGATGGCTGCCTCGCAAACCCATGAAGTTTGACAACAACACCCTTCCTGACCTGGAGGAGAACGAGAGCTTTACCGCCCCCTTCAGTCGCTCCAGAATacatca TTTCACCATTCACAACAAAGACACGTTCTTCAACAACGCTACCAGGAGTCGCATCGTCCATCATATCTTGCAAAGGGTCAAATATGAGGAGGGCAAAGACAAAATGG GGCTGAATCGTCTTTTGAGCAATAGTTCATACGAGGCAGCTTTTCCCCTTCATGAG ggGAGCTACAGAAGTAAGAACTCCATCCGGACGCATGGGGCAGAGAACCACAGACACTTGCTGTATGAATGCTGGGCCTGGTGGGGTGTGTGGTACAAGTACCAGCCACTGGACCTCATAAG GCGGTACTTCGGGGAGAAAATTGGTCTCTATTTTGCCTGGCTGGGTTGGTACACTGGGATGCTGTTCCCTGCGGCGCTGGTTGGGCTCATGGTCTTCCTCTACGGCTGGTTCACCCTAGACCACTGCCAGGTCAG TAAAGAAATCTGCCAGGCCACTGACATCATCATGTGTCCCATATGTGACGAGTACTGCCCCTACCTGAGACTCTCAGACAGCTGCATCTATGCCAAG GTCACCCATCTTTTTGACAACGGAGCAACAGTATTCTTTGCTGTATTCATGGCTGTGTGGG CAACCGTGTTTCTCGAGTTCTGGAAGAGGCGGCGAGCGGTCCTTGCATATGACTGGGACCTAATTgactgggaggaagaggag GAGGAAATCCGTCCCCAGTTTGAGGCCAAATATTCAAAAAAGGAGAGGATGAACCCCATATCTGGAAAGCCTGAGCCGTACCAGGCCTTTACAGACAAGTACAGCCGACTCATCGTCTCAGCTTCTGGAATCTTCTTTATG ATCCTGGTGGTGATCGCTGCCGTCTTCGGCATCGTGATTTACCGCGTGATCACAGTCAGCACTTTTGCCGCCTTCGGCTGGGCTCTCATCAGGAATAACTCTCAGGTGGCCACCACCGGCACAGCCGTGTGCATCAACTTCTGCATCATCATGCTCCTCAATGTG ttatATGAAAAAGTTGCCCTTCTGCTCACCAATTTAG AGCAGCCAAGGACTGAGTCAGAGTGGGAGAACAGCTTCACCCTGAAGATGTTCCTGTTTCAGTTTGTCAATCTCAACAGCTCTACCTTCTACATAGCTTTTTTCCTGGGCAG GTTCACTGGTCGGCCAGGAGCCTATATCCGCCTCATTAACCGCTGGAAATTGGAAGAG TGCCATCCTAGTGGTTGTTTGATAGATCTCTGCATGCAGATGGGTATCATCATGGTGCTCAAGCAGACCTGGAACAACTTCATGGAGCTGGGCTACCC GCTGATCCAGAACTGGTGGACGCGGCGAAGGCTGAGGCAGGAGCACGGCCCCAACGCCAAGGCCAGCTTCCCGCAGTGGGAGAGGGACTACAACCTGCAGCCCATGAATGCCTACGGACTGTTTGACGAATACCTGGAGATGA TCTTACAGTTTGGCTTCACCACCATATTTGTGGCAGCTTTCCCCCTGGCCCCGCTCCTGGCCCTCCTCAACAACATCATTGAGATCCGCCTGGACGCCTACAAGTTTGTCACCCAGTGGCGGAGACCCCTTCCCTCTCAAGCCAAAGACATAG GGATCTGGTACGGCATCCTGGAGGGCATCGGTATCTTGTCCGTCATCACCAACGCCTTTGTCATCGCCGTCACCTCCGATTTCATCCCACGCCTTGTCTACGCATACAAGTACGGCCCGTGTGCCGGACAGGGCCGGGCCGGGGAGAG GTGCATGATGGGATATGTAAACGCCAGTCTATCGATGTTCAGAGTGTCTGATTTTGAGAACACTTCGGTGCCCAGGACAGATGGATCGGATATGTTTGGAGAAGCAGTGAAGTACTGCAG GTACCGTGACTACAGAGAGCCCCCGGACTCGCCCGGTGAACCATACTCCTACACGCTGCAGTTCTGGCATGTCCTGGCCGCACGGCTGGCCTTCATCATAGTCTTCGAG CACATGGTTTTCACCATCAAGAACCTGATCGCCTACCTGATCCCAGACCTGCCCAAGGACCTGCGTGACCGCATGCGGCGGGAGAAGTACCTGATCCAGGAGATGATGTACGAGGCCGAGCTAGAGAGACTGCAGAAGGAGAAGAACGAGAAGAAGAAGAATTACAGGGCCCATCATAACGCATTGCCCTGA